A genomic window from Pseudocitrobacter corydidari includes:
- a CDS encoding glucosamine-6-phosphate deaminase gives MNIEIRQDYPALCEYVGQQVIQTLKNKPDALVCIAGGDTPLGVFKVLVEASQQGLDLSRAAFVGLDEWLGLGREDKGSCREMVYSHLFDKLPLRPDQICFFDGLTADPQAECERVDAFIAEHGHIDILVLGIGMNGHIGFNEPGADLNNRCHIVPLDPITKAVSVKYFGGVRDVTQGISQGLKTLLEAQQIIVMANGEKKAEIVATTLNSEPTTAIPSTLVKNHAHCTLALDTTAASLIKG, from the coding sequence ATGAATATTGAAATTCGCCAGGATTACCCGGCACTGTGTGAATATGTCGGTCAACAGGTTATCCAGACGCTGAAAAACAAACCCGATGCGCTGGTCTGCATTGCCGGGGGCGACACCCCGCTTGGCGTCTTTAAGGTGCTGGTGGAAGCCAGCCAGCAGGGGCTGGATCTCTCCCGCGCCGCATTTGTTGGCCTGGATGAGTGGCTTGGTCTGGGGCGCGAGGATAAAGGCAGCTGTCGGGAGATGGTGTATAGCCATCTTTTCGATAAGCTGCCGCTGCGCCCGGATCAAATCTGTTTTTTTGACGGGCTGACGGCGGACCCGCAAGCGGAATGCGAGCGCGTCGATGCCTTCATCGCGGAACATGGGCACATTGATATTCTGGTGCTGGGCATTGGCATGAACGGACATATTGGCTTCAACGAACCCGGCGCGGACCTCAACAACCGGTGCCATATCGTTCCGCTGGATCCCATCACTAAAGCAGTATCCGTCAAATATTTCGGCGGCGTGCGCGACGTCACGCAGGGCATTTCCCAGGGGCTGAAAACGTTACTGGAAGCGCAACAGATTATCGTGATGGCGAATGGAGAGAAGAAAGCGGAGATTGTCGCCACCACGCTAAACAGCGAGCCGACAACAGCAATACCCTCGACGCTGGTCAAAAATCACGCACACTGTACGCTGGCGCTGGATACCACTGCCGCGAGCCTTATTAAAGGTTAA
- a CDS encoding 6-phospho-beta-glucosidase codes for MQKLKVVTIGGGSSYTPELIDGFIKRYAELPVTDYYLLDIEEGKEKLEIVGKLAQRMVQQAGVPMNIHLTLNREEALKDADFVTTQLRVGFLEARITDERIPLKYGVLGQETTGPGGFMKAQRTIPVLLDICRDMEKWCPNAWLINFTNPAGIVTEAITRHSNIKTIGICSGANSMMMDIAKAYDVEKSAVDTRIIGLNHLIFADRIAIHGEDKTDDFINKLAQGSASNSLKNIPDIGFTARFAQALHMYPISYLKYFFLNREMVQTAQQDAATKGTRGEQTREIEKRLFELYQDEHLNHKPKELEKRGGAWYSDTACSIISAIYNDKKEIHVVNTVNNGTTPDLPDHVTLETNAVIDKHGAHPVAYGRLPVKIRGLIQSVKAYEELTVEAAVTGDYDTALLALSINPLLPSATIAEQILDEYLDVNQRYLPQYAKEAK; via the coding sequence ATGCAAAAGCTTAAAGTTGTCACCATTGGTGGCGGGTCCAGCTATACGCCGGAATTAATTGACGGATTTATTAAGCGCTACGCTGAATTACCCGTTACCGACTACTACCTGCTGGATATTGAAGAAGGAAAAGAGAAGCTGGAGATCGTCGGTAAGCTGGCGCAGCGCATGGTGCAGCAAGCTGGCGTACCGATGAACATTCACCTGACGCTAAATCGCGAAGAAGCCCTGAAAGATGCCGATTTTGTCACCACCCAGCTGCGCGTCGGTTTTCTGGAAGCCCGTATCACCGATGAGCGTATTCCGCTGAAATATGGCGTACTCGGCCAGGAAACCACCGGCCCAGGCGGTTTTATGAAAGCCCAGCGCACCATTCCCGTGCTGCTCGATATCTGCCGCGATATGGAAAAATGGTGCCCCAATGCATGGTTGATTAACTTTACCAACCCGGCAGGTATTGTCACCGAGGCGATTACCCGCCACAGCAATATTAAAACCATCGGTATTTGCAGCGGTGCCAACAGCATGATGATGGATATCGCCAAAGCGTATGACGTGGAAAAGTCCGCTGTTGATACGCGCATTATCGGCCTGAACCATCTTATTTTCGCTGACCGCATCGCCATACATGGTGAAGATAAAACGGATGATTTTATTAATAAGTTAGCGCAGGGCAGCGCCAGCAATTCGCTGAAAAATATACCGGATATCGGCTTCACCGCCCGTTTTGCTCAGGCGTTGCATATGTATCCGATTTCCTACCTGAAGTACTTTTTCCTTAATCGCGAAATGGTGCAAACCGCGCAGCAGGATGCCGCCACGAAGGGCACGCGTGGCGAACAGACGCGCGAAATTGAGAAACGGCTGTTTGAGCTTTATCAGGATGAACACCTGAATCATAAACCGAAAGAGCTGGAGAAACGCGGAGGCGCATGGTACTCCGATACCGCCTGTTCCATCATCAGCGCTATCTATAACGATAAAAAAGAGATCCACGTAGTCAACACCGTCAACAACGGCACCACGCCGGATCTGCCGGATCACGTCACCCTTGAGACCAATGCGGTTATCGATAAACATGGCGCGCATCCAGTCGCTTATGGCCGCCTGCCGGTGAAAATTCGTGGTTTGATTCAGAGCGTGAAGGCCTACGAAGAGCTCACCGTCGAAGCCGCCGTTACCGGTGATTACGATACCGCTTTACTGGCGTTGAGCATCAATCCGCTGCTGCCTTCGGCAACCATTGCAGAGCAGATTCTTGATGAGTATCTGGACGTTAACCAACGCTATCTTCCGCAGTACGCTAAGGAGGCAAAATGA
- a CDS encoding PTS sugar transporter subunit IIC, whose protein sequence is MVTFIENRIIPLLIRIGEDKHLVAVRNGIVLTLPFTITGSLFLILANLPIPGWAELLGPFAAKLSAPAAVTFGAIGLISSIGISYNLAKEYKLSAITCSVVSVVVFLLAQLNNEYQLNVDNLGAAGLFSAIILAIFTVQTLRFFITRNLVITLPDGVPPAVAQSFSSLIPAIFVITLVWLIRVLLNFDINSFFTWLVSPLVSGLGSLPGMLTLIFLISLLWCCGIHGDNVLSGITSPIFLKYIAENTQAYLNHQPIPHITADGFYIVFMCIGGTGATLGLVLAMLRSRSKLYRSVGKLSVTPAVFCINEPVIFGCPVVFNPLLMIPFTLTPMLLCTATYCLMYFDIIGRPVLQIPWTMPPVFAAWFVTGGNIPAVIWSICTIVISALIYLPFFKLAERKQLERELAEEKGEDAFATTESA, encoded by the coding sequence GTGGTCACATTTATTGAAAATCGTATTATTCCGTTGCTGATTAGAATCGGGGAAGATAAACATCTGGTCGCTGTGCGTAACGGCATTGTTTTGACGCTTCCCTTCACCATTACCGGAAGCCTGTTCCTCATTCTGGCCAATTTGCCCATCCCTGGCTGGGCGGAGTTACTTGGGCCTTTTGCTGCTAAGCTCAGCGCCCCTGCGGCAGTCACCTTTGGCGCCATTGGCTTAATTTCATCAATTGGCATCAGTTATAATTTAGCGAAAGAATATAAGCTCAGCGCGATAACCTGTAGCGTGGTTTCCGTTGTCGTTTTTTTACTGGCGCAGTTAAATAATGAATATCAGCTTAACGTTGATAACCTTGGCGCAGCGGGCCTCTTCTCAGCCATTATTCTGGCGATATTTACCGTTCAGACTCTGCGCTTTTTTATTACACGTAACCTGGTTATTACGCTCCCCGATGGCGTGCCGCCTGCGGTCGCACAATCTTTTTCCAGCCTGATTCCGGCCATTTTTGTCATCACCCTGGTGTGGCTGATTCGGGTATTACTCAACTTCGATATCAATAGTTTTTTCACCTGGCTGGTTAGCCCGCTGGTTAGCGGCCTTGGCTCACTGCCCGGTATGTTAACGCTGATTTTCCTGATTTCTCTGCTCTGGTGCTGCGGTATTCACGGCGATAACGTGTTATCCGGTATTACCAGCCCGATTTTTCTAAAATATATCGCGGAAAACACTCAGGCTTATCTTAACCACCAGCCTATTCCTCATATTACCGCCGATGGTTTTTATATCGTCTTTATGTGTATCGGCGGCACGGGCGCAACGCTAGGTCTGGTGCTGGCGATGCTGCGTTCGCGCAGCAAACTTTACCGCTCGGTGGGTAAACTCTCGGTTACGCCTGCGGTATTTTGCATCAACGAGCCGGTGATATTTGGTTGCCCGGTGGTCTTTAACCCGCTGCTGATGATCCCTTTCACCCTGACGCCGATGCTGCTGTGTACCGCGACCTATTGCCTGATGTATTTCGACATTATTGGCCGCCCTGTTCTGCAAATCCCCTGGACCATGCCGCCTGTTTTCGCTGCCTGGTTTGTCACAGGGGGCAATATTCCGGCGGTGATTTGGTCCATATGCACCATCGTCATCTCGGCCCTGATTTACCTCCCCTTTTTCAAGCTCGCCGAACGCAAGCAGCTTGAAAGAGAGCTGGCAGAAGAAAAAGGCGAAGACGCTTTCGCCACCACAGAATCCGCTTAA
- the yajL gene encoding protein deglycase YajL codes for MSASALICLAPGSEETEAVTTIDLLVRGGINVTTASVASDGNLTIVCSRGVKLLADAPLVEVADGDYDIIILPGGIKGAECFRDSPLLVETVRQFHLSGRIVAAICAAPATVLVPHNLFPVGNMTGFPTLKDQIPEDQWMDRRVAWDPRVNLLTSQGPGTSIDFGLKIIDLLVGREKAHEVASQLVMAAGIYNYYE; via the coding sequence ATGAGCGCGTCGGCACTGATTTGCCTCGCACCTGGTAGTGAAGAGACGGAAGCCGTCACCACTATTGACCTGCTGGTTCGCGGCGGCATTAACGTCACCACGGCAAGCGTCGCCAGCGATGGCAACCTGACTATCGTCTGCTCGCGCGGCGTAAAGCTGCTGGCCGATGCCCCGCTGGTGGAAGTCGCCGATGGTGATTACGACATCATCATCCTGCCGGGCGGCATCAAAGGCGCAGAGTGCTTCCGCGATAGCCCGCTGCTGGTTGAAACCGTGCGTCAGTTCCATCTCTCCGGGCGTATTGTGGCCGCGATTTGCGCCGCTCCTGCCACGGTACTAGTCCCGCACAATCTCTTTCCGGTCGGTAACATGACCGGCTTCCCGACGCTGAAGGATCAGATCCCGGAAGATCAGTGGATGGACCGACGCGTCGCGTGGGATCCGCGTGTAAACCTGCTCACCAGCCAGGGGCCAGGCACGTCGATTGATTTTGGCCTGAAGATTATCGACCTGCTGGTTGGGCGTGAGAAAGCCCATGAAGTCGCCTCGCAGCTGGTGATGGCGGCCGGGATTTATAACTACTACGAGTAA